One genomic segment of Catalinimonas alkaloidigena includes these proteins:
- a CDS encoding sodium:solute symporter family protein, giving the protein MTTWIIILGTLYLGMLAFVATRSFKKNKSAEDYLLAGSNIGIILGFLTFAATLFSTFTLLGMPDFFRLNGIGAWLFLAVSDGGMVFFILWWGYHLRKKVAEKGFNGVAGLLVKCYQNKWAGYVSFAGVFLFLVPYVAIQIRGIAIFLTAVFPDAMPFWGWAIIIVAVMLTYSEIGGLKAIMNADAIQGLTLLIVTWIIGIRCVEYFGDLGNMFDQVEAANAALLSTPGPTGLFSVQFLIASFMVILFIPVTQPQLTIRLVIMRNLKTTHMMAVAVGIFAILIILPTAFIGMYGAVRYPDLPTADFLSRVLLYEQPDFVAAVAVVGLLAAGLSTTDSQIFALGTEVRSLLKGHEKKVLSITRYSIFGFAVVALIFSVLAGDQLVMLARVSFAGTSMLAPMILTGVLSKKTLGNEIIVATAAALIIFILSLLGLIPSEVGFLRMDLFLLMALGLFSIISYQIRK; this is encoded by the coding sequence CGCGGAGGATTATCTTCTAGCAGGCTCTAACATAGGTATTATCCTGGGCTTCTTGACTTTTGCTGCCACACTTTTCAGTACATTTACACTTTTGGGTATGCCTGATTTCTTTCGCCTCAATGGTATTGGAGCATGGCTTTTTCTGGCGGTATCTGATGGAGGAATGGTATTTTTTATACTTTGGTGGGGTTATCATTTACGCAAGAAAGTAGCCGAAAAAGGTTTCAATGGCGTAGCCGGACTTTTGGTGAAATGCTATCAGAACAAATGGGCGGGATATGTCAGCTTTGCTGGTGTCTTTCTTTTCCTCGTTCCGTATGTGGCCATTCAGATCAGGGGTATTGCTATCTTCCTTACCGCGGTATTTCCTGATGCCATGCCATTCTGGGGATGGGCAATTATTATAGTCGCGGTCATGCTTACCTATAGTGAAATCGGAGGGTTGAAAGCCATCATGAATGCAGATGCCATACAAGGTTTGACGCTCCTGATCGTGACCTGGATTATTGGAATCCGCTGTGTAGAATACTTTGGAGACCTTGGAAATATGTTTGACCAGGTAGAAGCTGCCAACGCGGCTCTGCTTTCCACTCCAGGTCCCACAGGCTTATTTAGTGTGCAATTCCTAATTGCCTCTTTTATGGTAATTCTTTTTATACCTGTCACACAGCCTCAGCTTACAATCAGGCTGGTTATCATGCGAAACCTGAAAACCACGCACATGATGGCAGTTGCGGTAGGTATATTCGCCATATTGATCATCCTGCCAACCGCATTTATCGGTATGTACGGCGCAGTCAGGTACCCTGATCTTCCTACAGCTGACTTTCTTTCACGAGTATTACTCTATGAACAACCTGATTTTGTTGCTGCTGTAGCCGTAGTGGGACTATTGGCCGCCGGGCTTTCTACTACTGACTCGCAAATATTTGCATTGGGTACGGAAGTTCGCTCTCTGCTGAAGGGGCATGAAAAAAAGGTGTTGAGCATTACCCGTTATTCTATCTTTGGCTTTGCAGTTGTCGCGCTCATATTCTCAGTGCTTGCCGGCGATCAGCTGGTCATGTTAGCCAGGGTAAGCTTTGCCGGTACTTCCATGCTGGCTCCGATGATACTCACTGGAGTATTGAGCAAGAAGACATTGGGTAATGAAATAATTGTGGCAACTGCTGCTGCTTTGATAATCTTTATCCTTTCATTGTTAGGGCTCATCCCATCAGAAGTAGGTTTCCTTAGAATGGACCTTTTCCTTTTGATGGCACTAGGCTTATTCAGTATCATTTCATATCAAATTAGAAAATAG